A region of Mesorhizobium sp. M3A.F.Ca.ET.080.04.2.1 DNA encodes the following proteins:
- the pbpC gene encoding penicillin-binding protein 1C: MLSKKFLRRTATTAASCAALLALSVVALWELDRAFPPPLPETLTVSTEVQDRDGQLLRAFATPDGYWRLGTRLDQVDKQFVDMLVAYEDKRFWNHRGVDVLALCRAAGQFVSSGRIVSGGSTLSMQLARLIEPRDSRSFASKAKQILRAIQIERRLSKREILERYLTLAPYGGNLEGVRAASLAYFGKEPKRLTVSEAALLVALPQLPERRRPDRNLDIAHAARDRVLARMVSSGLLGEREAARAALDDVAGLRRKLPALAAHASYAMLPKAEPGKPLQLTIRRSVQQGLEQVAKEAARKLGPKLSIAMVMADARTGDILGEVGSADFFDASRSGWIDMTKVVRSPGSTLKPFIYGLAFEQGLVAQETIIEDSPADFGGYRPKNFDMGYQGDVSIRQALQLSLNVPAIRVLDAVGPARLTARFRQAGVHPILPINEAPGLAIGLGGVGVTLRDLVQLYTGLANGGKMHTLHDGTEPAGAQRTTATILDDQAAWQINDILSGVKPPEGAAQRGIAYKTGTSYGYRDAWSVGFDGRYVLGVWVGRADASPVPGLSGYVSAAPILFEGFVRSGLASVPLPSRPPGAFNPKRDELPVTLARFGAGSDGLVQATPTEPAPTIIFPPNGARVDLGTSSAAATPLVLKLQGGRAPFRWLANGKPLAGIDRRRTATWLPDGTGYSTLTVIDAAGRAASVKVFVE; this comes from the coding sequence ATGCTCTCAAAAAAATTCCTGCGCCGCACCGCCACGACTGCCGCCTCCTGCGCCGCCCTCTTGGCCCTTTCCGTCGTTGCCCTCTGGGAGCTCGACCGTGCCTTCCCACCGCCGCTGCCGGAGACGCTGACGGTCTCGACCGAAGTGCAGGATCGCGACGGCCAGTTGTTGCGCGCCTTCGCCACGCCTGACGGATATTGGCGGCTCGGAACCCGGCTCGACCAGGTCGACAAGCAGTTCGTCGACATGCTCGTCGCCTATGAGGACAAGCGCTTCTGGAATCACCGCGGCGTCGACGTTCTGGCGCTTTGCCGTGCCGCGGGCCAGTTTGTGAGCAGCGGCCGCATCGTCTCCGGCGGCTCGACCCTGTCGATGCAGCTCGCCCGGCTGATCGAGCCGCGCGACAGCCGCAGCTTCGCTTCCAAGGCCAAGCAGATCCTGCGCGCGATCCAGATCGAGCGGCGGCTTTCCAAGCGCGAAATCCTCGAGCGCTACCTGACGCTGGCGCCCTATGGCGGCAATCTCGAAGGTGTTCGTGCCGCCTCGCTTGCTTATTTCGGCAAGGAGCCGAAGCGCCTGACCGTCTCGGAAGCCGCCCTCCTCGTCGCCCTGCCGCAACTGCCAGAGAGGCGCCGGCCCGACCGCAACCTCGACATCGCGCATGCAGCGCGCGACCGCGTGCTCGCCCGCATGGTCTCGTCTGGCCTGCTCGGCGAGAGAGAGGCCGCGCGGGCCGCCCTCGACGACGTTGCCGGCCTGCGCCGCAAGCTGCCGGCACTGGCGGCACACGCTTCCTATGCCATGCTGCCCAAGGCCGAGCCCGGCAAGCCGCTGCAGCTCACTATCCGCAGGAGCGTCCAGCAAGGGCTGGAACAGGTGGCCAAGGAGGCAGCGAGGAAGCTTGGCCCGAAGCTTTCCATCGCCATGGTGATGGCCGATGCGCGCACCGGCGACATTCTCGGCGAAGTCGGTTCCGCCGATTTCTTCGACGCCAGCCGCTCCGGTTGGATCGACATGACCAAAGTCGTCCGCTCGCCCGGCTCGACGTTGAAGCCGTTCATCTACGGCCTTGCCTTTGAGCAGGGGCTGGTGGCGCAGGAGACCATCATCGAGGACAGCCCGGCCGATTTCGGCGGCTACCGGCCGAAGAATTTCGACATGGGCTATCAGGGCGACGTCAGCATCAGGCAGGCGCTGCAGCTGTCGCTTAACGTGCCGGCCATCCGTGTGCTCGACGCCGTCGGCCCGGCGCGGCTCACGGCGCGCTTCCGCCAGGCTGGCGTCCATCCGATCCTGCCGATCAACGAGGCGCCTGGCTTGGCGATCGGGCTCGGCGGTGTCGGCGTCACATTGCGCGATCTGGTGCAGCTCTATACGGGCCTCGCCAATGGCGGCAAAATGCACACGCTGCATGACGGCACCGAGCCGGCCGGTGCCCAGCGCACCACTGCCACCATCCTCGACGATCAGGCCGCCTGGCAGATCAACGACATCCTGTCCGGCGTGAAGCCGCCGGAAGGTGCCGCCCAGCGCGGCATCGCCTACAAGACCGGCACGTCTTACGGCTATCGCGATGCCTGGTCGGTCGGCTTCGACGGCCGCTACGTGCTGGGTGTCTGGGTCGGCCGCGCCGACGCCAGCCCTGTCCCCGGCCTGTCCGGCTATGTCTCGGCGGCGCCGATTCTGTTCGAAGGCTTCGTCCGCTCCGGTCTGGCCAGCGTGCCGCTGCCGAGCCGGCCGCCGGGTGCCTTCAATCCCAAACGCGACGAATTGCCGGTGACGTTAGCCCGCTTCGGCGCCGGTTCGGACGGGCTGGTGCAGGCCACGCCGACCGAACCGGCTCCCACCATTATCTTCCCGCCGAACGGCGCCCGCGTCGATCTCGGCACCAGTTCGGCCGCCGCCACGCCGCTGGTGCTCAAGCTGCAGGGCGGCCGTGCGCCGTTCCGCTGGCTCGCCAATGGCAAGCCGCTTGCCGGCATCGACCGACGCCGCACCGCGACTTGGCTGCCCGACGGCACCGGCTACTCGACGCTGACGGTGATCGACGCCGCCGGCCGCGCAGCCAGCGTGAAGGTTTTCGTTGAATAG
- a CDS encoding M15 family metallopeptidase, with protein MPGRAEGGASRQPWLVVFLATLALFSPASADPLPSGFVRLADVDATIRQDIRYAGADNFLRRKVDGYEAPVCILTEQAARALSNVQKAIAAKGLTLVVFDCYRPARAVADMVRWTMQGGPPDPQWYLNVDRGDLIAKGYVGELSSHSRGSTVDLAIAEKKGNGTIHPTCGAPDAGTLDFGTGFDCFDPASETARRPLPIVAAANRKILLSAMRAAGFRNYAREWWHFTLAPEPFPKQRFDFPVTAQ; from the coding sequence ATGCCCGGCAGGGCAGAGGGTGGCGCCTCGCGCCAGCCTTGGTTGGTTGTATTCCTCGCGACGCTGGCACTCTTCTCCCCAGCCAGCGCCGATCCCCTGCCCTCAGGCTTTGTCAGGCTCGCCGATGTCGATGCGACCATTCGCCAGGATATCCGTTATGCCGGAGCCGACAATTTTCTTCGCCGCAAGGTCGATGGCTACGAGGCGCCGGTCTGCATCCTGACCGAGCAGGCCGCCAGGGCGCTTTCAAACGTGCAGAAAGCAATCGCGGCGAAAGGTCTAACCCTGGTGGTCTTCGATTGCTACCGCCCGGCGCGCGCCGTCGCCGATATGGTCCGGTGGACGATGCAAGGCGGGCCGCCCGATCCGCAATGGTACCTGAACGTCGACCGAGGTGATCTCATTGCCAAGGGATATGTCGGCGAGTTGTCCAGCCATTCGCGCGGCTCGACCGTCGATCTTGCGATCGCCGAGAAGAAAGGCAACGGCACGATACACCCGACCTGCGGAGCGCCCGACGCGGGCACGCTCGATTTCGGCACCGGCTTCGACTGTTTCGATCCGGCAAGCGAAACGGCCCGCCGCCCTCTCCCCATTGTCGCCGCGGCGAACCGCAAGATCCTTCTCTCCGCCATGCGCGCCGCCGGCTTCCGCAACTACGCGCGCGAATGGTGGCACTTTACGCTGGCGCCAGAGCCCTTCCCAAAACAGCGCTTCGATTTTCCGGTCACCGCTCAATAG
- a CDS encoding sulfate/molybdate ABC transporter ATP-binding protein, translating to MEVRVANVRKEFERFPALHDVSLDIKSGELIALLGPSGSGKTTLLRLIAGLERPTKGAIFFGDEDASQKSIQERNVGFVFQHYALFRHMTVADNIGFGLKVRHGAARPSMQEIRRRASELLDLVQLSGLEKRYPAQLSGGQRQRVALARAMAIEPRVLLLDEPFGALDAQVRRELRRWLREIHDATGHTTVFVTHDQEEALELADRVVVMSQGRIEQVGTADEIYDSPNSPFVYSFIGESSSLPVKVDNGEVWIADRPIGVKAPHAPSGPALLYFRPHDVDLLDDCNGCIAGTVAASRRVAGTRRVELEVGGERQRVEIELPVDHPAAQKSRVAFRPRRWKLFPAA from the coding sequence ATGGAAGTTCGCGTTGCCAACGTGCGCAAGGAATTTGAGCGGTTCCCGGCCCTCCACGACGTGTCGCTCGACATCAAGTCCGGCGAACTGATTGCGCTGCTCGGACCTTCCGGGTCCGGCAAGACGACCCTGCTCAGGCTGATCGCCGGACTGGAGCGGCCGACCAAGGGCGCCATCTTCTTCGGCGACGAGGATGCGTCGCAGAAGTCGATACAGGAGCGCAATGTCGGCTTCGTCTTCCAGCACTACGCGCTGTTCCGCCACATGACGGTCGCCGACAATATCGGCTTCGGCCTCAAGGTGCGGCACGGGGCGGCGCGCCCGTCCATGCAGGAAATCCGCCGCCGCGCTTCCGAGCTGCTCGACCTCGTCCAGCTTTCGGGTCTGGAGAAGCGCTATCCGGCACAGCTCTCCGGCGGTCAGCGCCAGCGCGTGGCGCTGGCCCGCGCCATGGCGATCGAGCCCAGGGTGCTGTTGCTCGACGAGCCGTTCGGCGCGCTCGACGCACAGGTGCGCCGCGAACTGCGCCGCTGGCTGCGCGAGATTCACGACGCCACCGGCCATACAACGGTCTTCGTCACCCACGACCAGGAGGAGGCGCTGGAGCTTGCCGACCGCGTCGTGGTGATGAGCCAGGGCCGCATCGAGCAGGTCGGCACCGCCGACGAGATCTACGACTCGCCAAACTCGCCCTTCGTCTACAGCTTCATCGGTGAATCGAGCTCGCTGCCGGTCAAGGTCGACAATGGCGAAGTCTGGATCGCCGACCGGCCTATCGGTGTGAAGGCGCCGCACGCCCCTTCCGGCCCCGCCCTGCTCTATTTCCGACCGCATGACGTCGATCTGCTGGACGACTGCAACGGCTGCATTGCCGGCACGGTTGCCGCCAGCCGCCGCGTCGCCGGCACCAGGCGCGTGGAATTGGAAGTGGGCGGCGAGCGTCAGCGCGTCGAGATCGAACTGCCGGTCGACCATCCGGCGGCGCAGAAGAGCAGGGTGGCGTTCAGGCCACGGCGCTGGAAGCTGTTCCCGGCTGCGTGA
- a CDS encoding sulfate ABC transporter substrate-binding protein, with the protein MKRLLLAIATVAGLVLTSSEAWTADKLLNASYDVGRELFAEVNKAFIAKHPGVAIDQSHAGTSAQARAIAEGLAADVVTFNQVTDVDFLVKKGFISADWQKDFPDNASPFYSLPSFLVRAGNPKHIKDWNDLVRDDVQVIFPNPKTSGNARYTYLAATAYAKEAFKGDDAKVKEFITKLFSNVPIFDTGGRAATTTFVQREIGDVLITFESETRGIRKEYGDDKFEQVTPSVSLLAEFPVAIVDKVADEHGSRDLAKTYLDFLYSPEGQDIAARNGLRARDATVAAKYKADFPDVRLLTVDEVFGGWDKVQKEHFAAGGLLDQVYTSR; encoded by the coding sequence ATGAAACGCTTGTTGCTCGCCATTGCCACTGTCGCCGGCCTCGTCCTTACATCCTCCGAGGCCTGGACGGCCGACAAGCTGCTCAACGCCTCCTATGACGTCGGGCGCGAGTTGTTCGCGGAAGTGAACAAGGCCTTCATCGCCAAGCATCCCGGCGTGGCCATCGACCAATCGCATGCCGGAACCTCGGCGCAGGCGCGCGCCATCGCCGAAGGGTTGGCGGCCGATGTCGTCACCTTCAACCAGGTCACCGATGTCGACTTCCTGGTCAAGAAAGGTTTCATCTCGGCCGACTGGCAGAAGGACTTCCCGGACAACGCCTCGCCCTTCTACTCGCTGCCGTCCTTCCTGGTGCGTGCCGGCAACCCCAAGCACATCAAGGACTGGAACGACCTCGTGCGCGACGACGTGCAGGTGATCTTTCCCAACCCGAAGACATCCGGCAATGCGCGCTACACCTATCTCGCCGCCACCGCCTATGCCAAGGAAGCCTTCAAGGGCGACGACGCCAAAGTGAAGGAGTTCATCACCAAGCTGTTCAGCAACGTGCCGATCTTCGACACCGGCGGGCGCGCCGCCACCACCACCTTCGTGCAGCGCGAGATCGGCGACGTTCTGATCACCTTCGAATCGGAAACGCGCGGTATTCGCAAGGAATATGGCGACGACAAGTTCGAGCAGGTCACGCCCTCGGTGAGTCTGCTCGCCGAGTTTCCGGTGGCCATCGTCGACAAGGTCGCCGACGAGCATGGCAGCCGCGACCTCGCCAAGACCTATCTCGACTTCCTCTATTCGCCGGAAGGCCAGGACATCGCCGCCCGCAACGGCCTGCGAGCCCGCGACGCGACGGTGGCCGCCAAGTACAAGGCCGATTTCCCGGATGTTCGGCTGCTGACGGTCGATGAGGTCTTCGGTGGCTGGGACAAGGTGCAGAAGGAGCATTTCGCGGCAGGCGGCCTGCTCGACCAGGTCTACACCAGCCGCTAG
- a CDS encoding sulfate ABC transporter substrate-binding protein, translating to MTNPHFRKLLGALVATSVQFGTLGFALADTTILNVSYDPTRELYKAYDEAFAAHWKAETGETVTIQQSHGGSGAQARAVIDGLDADVVTLALEGDINAIATKSKKIDPDWRKKFENNSAPYTSTIVFLVRKGNPKGIKDWGDLVKDGVQVITPNPKTSGGARWNYLAAWAYASANDGGDEAKTKEFVAKLYANAPVLDTGARGSTVTFAQKGLGDVLIAWENDAYLALDEFGADNFDIIYPPTSILAEPPVAVVDANVDAKGTRKVAEAYLTYLYSKEGQTIIAKNHYRPSKPDLVPPEDLAKLPPIKLITIDDPLFGGWKKAQPYHFGDGGIFDQIYKPAQ from the coding sequence ATGACCAACCCTCATTTCAGGAAACTGCTCGGCGCGCTGGTCGCCACATCTGTCCAGTTCGGCACGCTCGGTTTCGCGCTCGCCGATACAACCATTCTGAACGTGTCCTACGACCCGACACGTGAACTCTACAAGGCCTATGACGAGGCCTTCGCCGCGCACTGGAAGGCCGAGACCGGCGAGACCGTCACCATCCAGCAATCGCATGGCGGATCGGGAGCGCAGGCCCGGGCCGTGATCGACGGGCTAGACGCCGACGTGGTCACGCTCGCGCTGGAAGGTGACATCAACGCCATCGCCACCAAGTCGAAAAAGATCGATCCTGACTGGCGCAAGAAGTTCGAGAACAATTCAGCGCCCTACACCTCGACCATCGTCTTCCTGGTGCGCAAGGGCAACCCCAAGGGCATCAAGGACTGGGGCGACCTGGTCAAGGACGGCGTCCAGGTGATCACCCCGAACCCGAAGACCTCGGGCGGCGCGCGCTGGAACTATCTGGCCGCTTGGGCCTATGCCAGCGCCAATGACGGCGGCGACGAAGCCAAGACCAAGGAGTTCGTTGCCAAGCTCTATGCCAATGCCCCCGTGCTCGACACGGGCGCGCGCGGCTCGACCGTGACATTTGCGCAGAAGGGCCTCGGCGACGTCCTGATCGCCTGGGAAAACGACGCCTATTTGGCGCTCGACGAGTTCGGCGCCGACAATTTCGACATTATCTATCCGCCGACCTCAATCCTGGCCGAGCCGCCGGTCGCCGTGGTCGACGCCAATGTCGACGCCAAGGGCACGCGCAAGGTGGCCGAAGCCTATCTCACCTACCTCTATTCCAAGGAAGGCCAGACCATCATCGCCAAGAACCATTATCGGCCTTCCAAGCCGGACTTGGTGCCACCGGAGGATCTCGCCAAGCTGCCACCGATCAAGCTGATCACCATCGACGATCCGCTTTTCGGAGGCTGGAAGAAAGCACAGCCTTACCATTTCGGCGACGGTGGTATATTCGACCAGATCTACAAGCCGGCCCAGTGA
- the cysW gene encoding sulfate ABC transporter permease subunit CysW, whose product MADPEIKSYEPFHESQSAAVTESRPARAVLMTVAFAFLAIFLLLPLIIVFKEAFAKGIEAYTEALTNPDTRSAIRLTLLVAAISVPLNVVFGISAAWAIAKFEFKGKAFLTTLIDLPFSVSPVISGLVYVLLFGAQGLLGAWLKANGIQILFAVPGIVLATIFVTFPFVARELIPLMQEQGNGDEEAALSLGANGWQTFWYVTLPNVKWGLLYGVLLCNARAMGEFGAVSVVSGHIRGLTNTMPLHVEILYNEYNAVGAFAVASLLAGLALVTLVLKTLLEMRYGAEIAATRGH is encoded by the coding sequence ATGGCTGATCCCGAGATCAAATCCTACGAGCCGTTTCACGAGAGCCAGTCGGCCGCAGTCACCGAAAGCCGCCCGGCACGGGCCGTGCTGATGACCGTTGCCTTCGCCTTCCTTGCGATCTTCCTGCTCTTGCCGCTGATCATCGTCTTCAAGGAAGCCTTCGCCAAGGGCATCGAGGCCTACACGGAAGCGCTTACCAATCCCGACACACGATCCGCCATCCGGCTGACCCTGCTGGTGGCGGCGATCTCGGTGCCGCTCAACGTCGTTTTCGGTATCTCGGCGGCCTGGGCGATCGCCAAGTTCGAGTTCAAGGGCAAGGCCTTCCTGACGACCCTCATCGACCTGCCTTTCTCGGTCTCCCCGGTCATTTCGGGCTTGGTCTACGTCCTGCTCTTCGGCGCTCAGGGCCTGCTCGGCGCATGGCTCAAGGCGAACGGCATCCAGATTTTGTTCGCCGTGCCCGGCATCGTGCTCGCCACCATCTTCGTCACATTCCCCTTCGTCGCCCGCGAGTTGATCCCGCTGATGCAGGAGCAGGGCAATGGCGACGAGGAGGCGGCGCTCTCACTCGGCGCCAATGGCTGGCAGACCTTCTGGTATGTCACGCTGCCCAACGTCAAATGGGGCCTGCTCTACGGCGTGCTGCTCTGCAATGCCCGCGCCATGGGCGAGTTCGGCGCCGTGTCGGTTGTGTCGGGCCACATACGCGGCCTCACCAACACCATGCCCCTGCATGTCGAAATCCTCTACAACGAGTACAATGCCGTCGGCGCCTTCGCCGTGGCTTCGCTGCTTGCCGGCCTCGCGCTGGTGACGCTGGTTTTGAAAACACTTCTCGAGATGCGCTACGGCGCCGAGATCGCCGCGACGCGCGGACACTGA
- the cysT gene encoding sulfate ABC transporter permease subunit CysT — protein sequence MTTAPAHAGWRFRQPSVIPGFGLTLGFSLAYLTLIILIPLSGLVWRSAALGWTDFWAIATDRRTLNALEISFGAAFIAAAVNVVFGTLVAWVLVRYRFPGRRIADAMVDLPFALPTAVAGIALTTLYAPTGWIGMLLTPLGLKVAYTPVGIVVALVFIGLPFVVRTVQPIMEELDKEVEEAAATLGASRFQIISRVLFPGLAPAIVTGFSLAFARGVGEYGSVIFIAGNLPFKSEIAPLLIVIRLEEYNYPAATAIAAIMLALSFLMLLVVNLAQTWSRKRYG from the coding sequence ATGACCACAGCACCCGCTCACGCGGGGTGGCGGTTCAGACAGCCGAGCGTCATTCCGGGCTTCGGATTGACGCTCGGCTTCTCGCTTGCCTACCTCACGCTCATCATCCTCATTCCGCTCTCCGGGCTGGTCTGGCGTTCGGCCGCGCTGGGCTGGACCGACTTCTGGGCGATCGCCACCGACCGCCGCACGCTCAACGCGCTCGAAATCAGCTTCGGCGCCGCCTTCATCGCCGCTGCCGTCAACGTCGTTTTCGGCACGCTCGTCGCCTGGGTGCTTGTGCGCTACCGCTTTCCGGGCCGGCGCATCGCCGATGCCATGGTCGACCTGCCTTTTGCGCTGCCGACGGCCGTGGCGGGCATCGCGCTCACCACTCTCTACGCCCCCACCGGCTGGATCGGCATGTTGCTGACGCCGCTGGGCCTCAAGGTCGCCTACACGCCGGTCGGCATTGTCGTGGCGCTTGTCTTCATCGGCCTGCCCTTCGTCGTACGCACCGTGCAGCCGATCATGGAAGAACTGGACAAGGAGGTCGAGGAAGCGGCCGCCACGCTGGGCGCGAGCCGCTTCCAGATCATCAGCCGCGTCCTCTTCCCGGGCCTGGCGCCGGCCATCGTCACCGGCTTCTCGCTCGCCTTCGCGCGCGGGGTCGGCGAGTATGGCTCTGTCATCTTCATCGCCGGCAATTTGCCGTTCAAATCCGAGATCGCGCCGCTTTTGATCGTCATCCGGCTGGAGGAGTACAACTATCCGGCCGCGACCGCGATCGCGGCGATAATGCTGGCGCTGTCCTTCCTGATGCTGCTTGTCGTCAATCTGGCGCAGACATGGAGCCGCAAGCGCTATGGCTGA
- a CDS encoding Rrf2 family transcriptional regulator: MLTKKGKYGLKALVHLSGLPAGQLAFVNDIAVANNIPKKFLDAILGELRNAGFVQSRKGKEGGYRLARPASEIKIGHVVRVLDGPLAPIPCASRTQYQRCDDCDEATCQVRHMMLEVRQAIAEVLDNRSLAAMRDADNDDFPAELTSQI, translated from the coding sequence ATGCTCACCAAAAAAGGCAAATACGGCCTCAAGGCCTTGGTGCATCTATCTGGATTGCCGGCCGGCCAGCTTGCATTCGTCAACGACATAGCGGTCGCCAACAACATCCCGAAGAAGTTCCTCGACGCCATCCTGGGCGAATTGCGCAATGCCGGCTTCGTGCAGAGCCGCAAGGGCAAGGAAGGTGGCTATCGCCTCGCCCGGCCGGCTTCCGAAATCAAGATCGGGCATGTCGTGCGCGTGCTCGACGGTCCGCTGGCGCCGATCCCTTGCGCCAGCCGCACCCAGTATCAGCGTTGCGACGACTGCGACGAGGCGACCTGCCAGGTCCGCCACATGATGCTGGAAGTGCGCCAGGCGATCGCAGAAGTTCTCGACAATCGCAGCCTTGCTGCCATGCGCGATGCCGACAACGACGATTTCCCGGCCGAACTGACGTCGCAGATTTAG